The following is a genomic window from Sedimenticola thiotaurini.
CCTGCTGCAGCTGGTGTTGATAAAATTGCTCGGGTGTCATCCGGCCAAGAATACCGGATTGGCGGTAAAAATGCCCGGTCTGGGGGAGTCCAATCTAGTCCTTTTCAGGCGGGCGGCGTTCATCCAGGTTGGCCGGACAGAGCACGGTACGCATGGTGCCGATCAGAGTCAGCAACTGGCCGTTGCGAATCCGGTAATAGATGCGGTTGGCCTCCTTCCGGGAGACCACGATATGCTTGTTGCGGAGCTGCTCCAGGTGTTGCGAGATGTTGCTCTGTGAAGTCCCGGTGCGCTCTACAATCTCTCCCACCGACAGTTCATCATCGCCCAGCGAACAGAGGATTTTCCAGCGCAGCGGATGGGCCATCGCTTTCAGGGCGTTGGCCGTCAGCGTGGTGTCTTCATTTTCCAGGTCGAAGTTGTTTTGGTCACTCATGATTAACTCCAGTTACTACTCAAGGTGCATGCCGCTGCCGGGAGACCGCCCATCCGTGGTCTCCGTATCCTGGCGAACGTAGCCGCTCATGTCCTTGGCGATACAGAGAATATGGGAGATCTCTCCCTGGTCGTCCTTGATCGCTGTGCGGGAGAACAGGATCGGGATACGTCGTCCGTCGTGGCCGATGAAGCGGGCTTCGATCTGCTTCAATGCGCCGACCCGGATCAAAGCCTCCAGCCAGGTGCCCATAAAGGCGCCGGCCTGTTCGTCCCCCTCCTCTTCAAAGATATCCCCGATACCCATCCCCAGCAGCGCCTCATCGCTGTAGCCGAGCATGCGTCGCAGGGCCGGGTTGACTTCGCGGATCTTGCCTTCCGGGCTCAATACCAGCAGCGCCTCACCCATATAGTTGATGATATTTTCCAGGTGCTGTTTGGCCTGGGCCAGCTCCGCTGTGCGTTCCGCAACCTTCCGTTCCAGTTCCCGATTCAGGTCGCGCTCTTTTTCGATCAGCCGGAAATAGGTGCTGATCTTGTTGATCAGTTGGTTGTCGTCGATCGGTTTTAGCAGATAATCCACTGCGCCTACTTCATAGCCCTTCTGCTGAAACTCCTGGGTCTTGAAGGCGGCGGTAAGGAAGATGATGGGAATATCCCGGGTCTTTTTGCGAATCTTCAGCATGGAGGCGGTCTGGAAGCCGTCCATCTCCGGCATCTGGATATCCAGGATAATCAGGTCGATATGGGCGTCGCCCAGGGCAATGTCCAGCGCCTGTTGGCCGGAGGTGGCCTCCAGGATGGTCACATCCATATGCTGCTGCAACAGGGTGCGCAGGGTGAACAGGTTGTGCTCATGGTCATCCACGGCCAGGAGAGTAAAGCCGCTGTAGCGGTTCATGCGGCCCATCCCCCGGCAACCCCCTTCTGCGTCCTACCCTGGCGGGCGGTCTGCGGCCGTGAAAAATCTCTCTTCTGCCAATTTTTCATGGGATACATCCCTGTGTGGTATACCGGCGGGCGGCCTGTAGCGCTGGAAACTGTCTCTCCTGCCAATTATGCATCATCTACTGTCTGCGGCCAGGTACTGCCTCAACAGCCGGTGTAACTGGTTGCCATCGAACGGGCGTCGGATCAGGGCGTCCGCACCGGCGGCCCGGCAGGCGGCCTCAATCTCCGGGTCCGCATCGGCAAGTATGGCGATTACCGGCACCGACTGGGCCTGTTTGATGCTTTTTATCGTATCACAGCACTCTGCGCAGGGTAGAGTGATGTCAATCAATACCAGGGCGAATGGTTCATCCGCCAGCAGTTCCGCCGCCTCGGTGGCATCTTCAGCCGCCGTGACCCTGAGACCGGCCTGTTCCAGCAGAGGCGTCAGCTGCAGCAGGTTGTGCAGGTTGGCGTCCACCACCAGGATTGAATGGCGGCCCAGATAGCAGTCGATCCGATCCGACGATGCCACTGCCGCCGTCTCGTCCCGCTGGGTGGTCGTCTCCGGCGGTGGCGAAACGGGCTGGTTGGAATCCAGTGCGGCCGGCAGCAGCAGGGTGAACCGGCTGCCCTCCCCCGGGTTGCTGTGCAGACGGATCTCGCCACCCAGCAGCCGGGCCAGCTGTCGGCTGATGGTGAGTCCCAGGCCGGTACCGCCATAGCGGCGGTTGGTGGCGCCATCGGCCTGCTTGAACGCCTCAAATATCTCAGCCTGTTTTTCCGCGGGAATGCCGATGCCCTGGTCGGTGACGCTGATCTGCAGGGAGTAGGTTTCACCGGCGCTTGGATCCGCCGGCTCGGCCCGGATCAGGACCTCGCCGGATGCGGTGAACTTGACCGCGTTGGAGAGGAAGTTCTTGAGGATCTGGCGCAGTTTTTCCGGGTCGCTGATGAGCTGACCGGGGGCATTGCCGGCGATCTCCAGACGCAGCGCCAGCCCCTTGGCATCGAACTGGGGCTGGACCAGCTCCACCAGGCTGTGCAGCAGCGGCGCCAAGTGGACGGTTTCCACGTGCAGTGGGGTACGGCGCGCCTCGATGCGGGACAGATCCAGGATATTGTCGATCAGCGCCTGCAAGTCACTGCCCGCCTCATGGATCACCCGCGCCTGTTTGAGCTGCTCCTCGCTCAACCCCTGTCTGGCGTTGGCCAGCAGTTTGGAGAGCAGCAGGATGGAGTTGAGCGGTGTCTTCAACTCGTGACTGATATTGGCGAGAAACTGGGATTTATAGCGGTTGGACGCCTCCAGCTCCCGGGCATGGGCGCGCAGGTTACGGGAGTTCTGCACATGCTCCTCGGCCAGCCGGGAGAGATTGCTGCCCAACCGTTTCAGCTCCCGGGGACCCTTCCAGTTGAAGCGCACCGGCTTCTCCTGCTCCAGGATCTGCTGAATACCCTCTGTCAACTCCCGGCTCAGGCGCTCCGCCCGCTTGGCCAGCCAACGGGAGGCGAGCCAGGTGCCCAGGGTCAGCAGGAACACGATGCTCAATACCCGCAGGGTGAGGGCGTTGCGGAACTCGGCGATGGGAGAGGGATCGACCAGCCTGCCTACCCACAGTGCCCCGGACTGTTCGGTACGGAACATGGGTACCCACATGATCTGCTCGCCGCTGCCTTTCCAGAGTGCCGGTTTCTCCTGTGCAAACAGTGACTCCAGTCCCGGGTAACGGGTGAAGGCGTCACCACTGGGTGCGCCGGGGGCCGGTATCTCCAGGAACTCGCCGTCATTGTTGACCCACAGGGTATCCCGGTAGAAGCGGGCGATACCACCCACGTCGATATTCAGCATCACCACGCCGATGATGGCACCGTTCTCCCGGTTGATGATCGGGGTCAGCAGACGCAGGGTCATGAAACGGCGTGGGTCCAGGGCGCCGGCATCCGGGTTGAGGCTGAGGGCGCTGACCAGCACCCGGCCCGGTTCGGCCTGCAGGGCGGCCTCGATCAGGGCCTTCGGTGCGCGGCCGGGACGTTTTACCGTGGGTTGCCAGGACTGATCATCCGGATCCCGGTCGAGCCAGAACCGCTCATCGCCCTGGGTGTCGAGAAACACGATCTGCACGATATCCAGCTGTTCATGGAGGATCTGGTTGATCCACTGGATATAACGGGTGCGGGCCAGATCGATATTCTGCTCGTTGTCGTTTTCCTTCTGGTTCCCCAGTACCGCGCCCGGCTCGGGTAATTTGGCCAGCAGGCGGACCATTTCGTGACGGCTGGCCAGATGCTGATCCAGGTCGCGGAAATCGGCACGCAGGTTCTGCAGATGGGCCTTCTGATAAAACAGGTCCATGCGCTCCAGCACCAATGGCAGATTGATCACCACTGCAATCAGCAACGGAGTCAGGGCGAGGGCAAAAAAGAACAGCAGTATCTGGGTGCGGAATTTCACGTTGTCTGGCCAAGCGGATGCCGTTCCCGGCACATTAACCCATGCCGTTGTGATCCGCAAAGTGTGGCATGATGCGCCGATGGGTGAGCTGACGATCCTGTACCAGGATGAACACTACATCGCGGTGGATAAACCGGCCGGGCTGCTGGTGCATCGGACCCGTATCTCGGAGGACAACCGCTTTGTCCTTCAGCTGCTGCGTGATCAGATCGGCCGCCGGGTCTACCCGGTGCATCGGCTGGACCGGCCCACTTCCGGAGTGCTGGTGTTTGCTCTTGATTCCGATGCAGCACGGCGCCTGGTGCAGCTGTTTGAGCAGCGCCAGGTGGAGAAGCGCTACCTGGCGGTGGTGCGGGGTTATACGGATCAGGCGGCGCTGATCGATTATCCCCTGCGGGAGGAGCCGCATAAGCCCGCTCAGGCGGCAGTGACCGGTTATCGCCGGCTGGCTACCGTGGAGTTGCCGATCGCCGTGGGGCGCTATGCCACGGCCCGTTACTCGTTGCTGGAAGTACGTCCGGCCACCGGGCGCATGCATCAGATCCGTAAACATATGAAGCACATCTTCCACCCGATTGTCGGGGATACCACCCACGGTGACGGGCGGCATAACCAGCTGTTCCGGGAGCAGTTCGGGATCTATCGGCTGCTGCTGATGGCTACCGGGTTGGAGTTCCGGCACCCCTACAGCGGGGTGGATCTCTCCATTGCGGCTGCTCCCGATGGGGAGCTGAAGGGGTTGTTTGAGCGTCTGGGGTTTGCCGGGGAAACCGAATGATTCAAGCCATCCCTGGCGTTCGGAAGCGGCTGTCTAGAGCGCCTTCACCAGTTCCAGCACGGCACGGGCGTGGCCTTTCGGTTTTACGTCGTAAAGGGCGTGGCGGATGATGCCCTGTTTGTCAATCACGAAGGTGGAGCGCACAATCACCATGCGCTTCTCCCCATGGGCCTCCTTTTCCGCCCAGACGTGATAGTCCTGGCACAGCGTGCCGTCGATATCGGCCAGCAGCCCGATGGTCAGGCCGTTGTTGTCCCGGAAGTCCCCATGGCTGAGGCAGTTGTCCATGCTGACACCCAGGATATCCGTATCCAGTGACTGGAACTCATCCATCAGGTCGGAGAACTCCAGCGCCTCGATGGTACAGCCGGGTGTGTTGTCTTTGGGGTAAAAATAGAGCACCAGATTGCGCTTGCCCAGATAGTCACTGAGCTCGGATTTTTCCAGGTCCGCGTTGGGCAGGGCAAAATCCGGCGCGGGATCGCCGACTTTCAGCATGGTTCCTCCTCAGGGGTCAGGTCACTCTTGTTTTGGCCCTTGAATCTATTGCCCTTCCTGCGGTACGTCAACCTCCAGTTTGTTAGTGTAATCCGGGCCGAACGGGGTTCGTTTGCGGAGCTGTCTCAGGTGGGCGTGTGGCAGGTCGTTCCACCCGCCTGGCAGCGCTTAACGGGACGGTTTTGTCCCAGCCCGATTCGGGCTGATTGATCAAGTTGAGGCGACCTCCGGGTCGTAACCGAGATTGGGCGCCAGCCAGCGTTCCACTTCGTCCAGCGTCATCTGTTTGCGTTCGGCGTAGTCCGCTACCTGGTCCCGGGCCAGCTTGCCGACGGCAAAATAGCGTGCCTCCGGGTGGCTGAAGTAGAGACCGCTGACTGCCGCGGTGGGTACCATGGCCATCGATTCAGTCAGCCAGATGCCGGCCTGCTCCTCCACGTCGAGCAAGTTCCACAGGGTGCGCTTTTCGGTGTGATCCGGGGTGGCCGGATAACCGATGGCGGGTCGAATGCCCTGGTAGCGCTCCTTGAGCAGCTCCCGGGTCTCCAGCGCCTCATCGGCCGCATAGCCCCAGAATTCCCGCCTTACCCGCAGATGGAGCAGTTCCGCCAGCGCTTCGGCCAGCCGGTCGGCCAGCGCCTTGAGCATGATGGCGCTGTAGTCGTCGTGGGCCGCCTCGAACTCCGCCACCTTCTGATCGATACCGATGCCGGCACTGCAGGCAAAGCCGCCGATATAGTCTTTCACGCCGCTCTCCTGCGGGGCGATAAAATCGGCCAGGCAGTCGTTGTAGCGACCCGCCGGCTGTTTGCCCTGCTTGCGCAGGAAATGGAAGCGGGCGGCGACTTCGGTGCGTGCCTCGTCCTGGTAGACCGTGACATCATCGCCATGGCTGCTGGCCGGCAGGATGCCGATCACTGCATTGGCCTGCAGCCATTTCTGCTCGATGATCTGGTTCAGCATCGCCTGGGCGTCGGCAAACAGCTTGCGCGCCTCCTCGCCCTTGTGCTCATCCTGCAGGATTTTCGGGTAGCTGCCCCGCAGTTCCCAGGCGTGGAAGAAGAAGGTCCAGTCGATCAGGGGCACCAGGCTGGCCAGGTCGATATCCTCCAGCAGGTGAATGCCGGTGTTGGCCGGAACCGGTGGCTGGTAGCTGTTCCAGTCGATCGGTATCCGGTTGGCCCGTGCCTCCGCCAGGGGGATCAGGTTGCGGTTCTCCTGCTGGCTGGTGCGGCGGGCCTGGGCGTCGGCGTACTCGCTCTCTACCTGGCTGATATAGGCGTCCCGCCGATCGCTGGAGAGCAGGTTGCTGGCCACACCCACGGCGCGGGAGGCGTCCGGTACGTAGATCGAAGGGCCGCTGTAGCGCGGATGGATCTTCACCGCGGTGTGGATCAGAGAGGTGGTGGCGCCGCCGATCAGCAGCGGGATGCGCATCCCCAGCCGCTCCATCTCCCGGGCGATATGGGCCATCTCCTCCAGGGAGGGGGTGATCAGACCGGACAGGCCGATAATGTCAACCTGGTGTTCCGCCGCCTTCTGCAAAATGGTCTCGGCCGGCACCATGACACCCAGATCGATCACCTCATAGCTGTTGCATTGCAGGACCACGCCGACAATGTTCTTGCCGATGTCATGCACATCTCCTTTCACCGTGGCGAGCAGAATGCGACCCACCGGCTGACTGTTTTCGACGCTTTTCTCCGACTGCAGAAAGGGCTCCAGATAGGCAACCGCCCGCTTCATGACCCGGGCTGATTTAACCACCTGGGGCAGGAACATCTTGCCGGCGCCAAACAGATCGCCGACCCGGTTCATGCCGTCCATCAGGGGCCCTTCAATCACCTCCAGCGAGCGTTCCACCTCCTGGCGGGCCGCCTCGGTATCCTCTTCGATATACTCGGTAATGCCCTTCACCAGGGCGTGCTCCAGGCGCTTAGCCACCGGCCAGCCACGCCAGGCCAGATCCTCTTTCTGTTCCGCCACGGCACCATCGCCCCGGTATTTCTCAGCGATCTCCAGCAGCCGTTCAGTGCCGTCAGGACGGCGATTCAGGATCACATCCTCGACCCGTTCCCGCAGCTCCGCCGGCAGGTCGTCGTAGATGGCCAGCTGTCCGGCATTGACAATGCCCATGGTGAGACCGGCCCGGATAGCGTGATAGAGGAACACCGCATGGATCGCTTCACGCACCGGGTTGTTACCCCGGAACGAGAAGGAGACGTTGGAGATGCCACCGGAGACCAGGGCGTAGGGCAGGGTGGCGGTAATCTGCCGGGTCGCCTCGATAAAGTCGACGCCGTAGTTGTTGTGCTCCTCGATGCCGGTGGCGACGGCGAACACATTGGGATCGAAAATAATATCTTCCGGTGGAAAGCCCACCTGTTCGGTCAGCAGACGGTAGGCGCGGGTACAGATGCTCACTTTGCGCTCCAGGGTATCTGCCTGCCCCTCTTCGTCGAAGGCCATCACCACGGCGGCGGCGCCATAGCGTCGAATCAGGGTGGCCTGGCGCAGGAAGTTCTCCTCCCCCTCTTTCATGGAGATAGAGTTCACCACCCCCTTGCCCTGGATACACTTGAGACCCGCTTCCAGCACCTCCCACTTGGAGGAGTCCACCATGATCGGCACCTTGGCGATGTCCGGTTCGGTGGCGATCAGGTTGAGGAAGCGGATCATCGCCGCCTTCGAGTCGAGCATCGCCTCGTCCATGTTGACGTCGATGATCTGGGCGCCGTTCTCCACCTGCTGACGGCAGATCTCCAGCGCCGTGTCGTACTGCTCTTCCATGATCAGCCGCTTGAACTTGATGGAGCCGGTGACATTGGCCCGCTCGCCCACATTCACGAACAGGCTGTCCCGGGTGATGGTCTGGGGCTCCAGGCCGGACAGCCGGCAGGCCCGTTCAATCTCCGGCAACTGGCGCGGTGGCAGGCCGTTGATCGCCGCTGCCATGGCGCGGATATGCTCCGGTGTGGTGCCACAGCAGCCGCCGACGATGTTCAGGAAGCCGCTGGTGGCCCACTCGCGGATCTGTTGGGCCATCTCATCGGGCCCCAGGTCATACTGGCCGAACTCGTTCGGCAGCCCGGCGTTGGGGTGGGCCGATACGTGGGTCTCCGAGATGCGGGACAGCTCCTCCACATACTGGCGCAACTGGTCCGGCCCCAGGGCGCAATTGAGGCCGATGGAAAGAGGGCGGGCATGGCGCAGAGCGTTGTAGAACGCCTCGGTGGTCTGGCCGGAGAGGGTGCGCCCGGAGGCGTCCGTGATGGTGCCGGAGATCATTACCGGCAGCCGCACTCCGTCCTCCTCATACACCTGCTCAACGGCAAAGATGGCTGCCTTGGCATTCAGGGTATCGAAGATGGTCTCGATCAGGATGATGTCACTGCCCCCCTCGATCAGCCCCCGGGTCGCTTCTGCATAGGCAGTTACCAGGTCATCGAAAGTGATGTTGCGGAAGCCGGGATCGTTGACATCCGGGGAGAGGGAGCAGGTGCGGTTGGTCGGGCCCAGTATTCCGGCCACAAAGCGCGGATGCTCCGGGGTGCTGAGCGCATCAGCCGCTTGCCGGGCCAGCCGGGCGGCGGCGCTATTTATCTCCTGGCTCAGGGACTCCATCTGATAGTCCGCCAGAGAGATGCGATTGGCACCAAAAGTGTTGGTTTCGATTATGTCCGCACCGGCCTCCAGATAGGCCCGGTGGATGCCCCCGATCAACTCCGGCTGGGTGATGGAGAGCAGGTCATTGTTGCCTTTCAGATCGCAGGGCCAGTCGGCAAAACGTTCGCCCCGATAGTCCGACTCCTGGGGATCGTGGCGCTGGATCATTGTGCCCATGGCGCCATCCAGGAGCAGAATGCGCTGTTGCAGCAGGGAGTGGAGTTGTGCGATTCGGTCTTCGGGTCGGTTCATGGAGCGCTCAGTAGCCAAGTAGACGGAACCGGCTATTATAGGACGCGCTGGCGCCGAAGTGGAGACAGTGGCTGTGAAAGGCGGTTAATTGTTGTTGTTAAAGGAAAAAGTGTTCCGGAAAAGGGAGTTTGTTTGACCTGTCACAAGAAAATAATCCATTATGGAGTCGGAAAGGGATACACTTTATCTTCTGTCGCGGTCAGCTAATAAAGCATAAGAAATATGTCGCTAATAAGGTATTTGCTACTGCTGTTTCTGGTTGTCAACACCAGTAGCCCGGCAGTAGCGGAAGTGGTTCGGGTTGGGATTCACGATAAACCTCCTCTCTCGCTGGTCGATGATCAGGGCGGAGTTCAGGGCTTTGTGGTGGATCTGCTGGACCTGATGGCAGTCGAAGAGGGTTGGGATCTGGAGTATGTCCCCTGCAGCTGGGATGAGTGCAACAACCTGCTGTCTCTGGGGGAGATCGACATGCTGACCCCGATCTCATCCAGCGAGGCCAAACAGCGCCGGCTCGACTATAACCGGGAGAGCCTCTATGTGAACTGGGGCCAGATCGTCATGGCCGGCAAGGATGTGATCAAGTCGCCCCTGGACCTGGCAAACAAGACGGTAGTGGCGCTCTCCAGTGATCCCCATTTTGCCGACCTCAAGGAGTTGGCGGCCCGTTTTGATATCCGTGTACGGTTTCTCGAGGTGGGGGACTACGAATCGGTGCTGGCCTGGGTGGATCATGGCCCGGTGGACGCGGGACTGGTGCCACGCACGTTTGACTTGGCCGGATTCAAGCAGTATCCCCTGATCAAATCCTCGGTGATTTTTAACCCCTCTGAGATCCGTATCGCCCTGTCGCCGCTGAAAGGCCAGATCCCCAATGCCAAGCTGATTCAGCGGCTCGATTACCATTTGACCCGCATGAAAGGTGATCGCTCATCTGCTTTTTACCAGGCCCAGGAACGCTGGTTCCGGGACAAGGACAAGACGGAAATCCCCGAGTGGCTGCGTTGGGTGCTGCTGTTACTGCTGTTGCTGTTGCTGCTGCTGGCCGGCGGTGTGATGGTGCTGCGGCGTCAGGTACGGTTGCGTACCGGTGAGATCCGTGAAGTGAATGAACGCTTCGCGGCCTTTATGAAACACCTGCCCGGCATCGCCTATATGAAGTCCGCCGCCGGACAGTTCCTGTTCGTCAATCCGGCCTGGGAACGGACCAACCATTTGAACGAGGCGGCGGTGCTGGGCCGCAGCGCGGCGGAGATCTGGCCGGACCGGGATCTCTCCACCTGGGCGCAGGATGAACGCATGGCGTTGGAGTCGGGACGGGTGGTGGAGAGCACGGAGGTTCACCCCTGGGGCGAACGGCCCAGCCAGTGGCAGATGATACGGTTTCCCATTGTTGGTCAAACCGGTGAAACCGAGATGGTGGGTGGTATCGGGCTGGACGTAACGGCCCAGAAAGAGACCGCCCGGGAGCTGAAACACCTGCATCACCAGTTGCAACTGCTGCTGGAATCGGCCGGAGATGGTATCTGTGGACTCAATGGCCTGGGACGCTGCACCTTTGCCAATTCGGCCGCGCTGGAGATGCTTGGCTACACCCGGGAAGAGCTGACCGGAGCCAAGTTCCATGATCTGGTTCAGCACACCCGGGCGGACGAGACCCCCTATCCGGAGGATGAGTCGCCGCTCTACGGCGCCTATCACCAGGGCCGCCAGGCCCATGTTGAAGATGGCGTGTTCTGGCACGGCGAGGGTTATCGTCTGGCGGTGGAGTACTCCGCTTACCCGATCGCCAATGGCGGCGACATGCCCGGAGCGGTGGTGATCTTCCGGCCGGCCCGCAGCAACTGACCGTTAATCCCGTTTGCCCTTTCTGCGCAGGCTGTCCCCGACTGCGGGTGGCGTGACCGCCGCCGCAGGGTCGCCGTGCTGACGGACATACTCGTACATGACGATAGAGGCGGCAATGCTCACATTGAGGCTCTCCACCTGGCCAAACTGCGGGATGCTCAGGCGTCCGATATCCGGATAGTCGGCCGGATCAAAGCTGATGCCCCGCTCCTCGTGGCCGAGTACAAAGGCGCACTTCTCCGGTAGCTTGGCCTGAAACAGGGACTCTCCGCTGCCTGCCTCCAGAATAAACAGCTGGTAGCCCCGTGATTTCAGCTCGGCATAGCTCTGCTCGAACTGCTCATAGAAGCGGGCCGGCACTTTCTTGAATGAGCCCTTGCCCGGGGCCGGATCAAACATGCCGATATCGATCAGGTGTATCTCCCGGGCGCCAAACGCCTCGGCACTGCGGAAGATCTTCGGGACATTGAAACCAGCCTTCAGATGATCCAGTACCAGGGCAAACCGGTGCGGTCCGGGTGTCGCCAGCAGGTTTCGTTGGCGCTGTTTTTTGTAGCGCAGGATGGCCTGGTTGCGGGAGGCCTTTTTCGATTTTCTGAGTGCCATAACAGCTTCGGGTGGGCATTGGGGCGGAAATCATGCCATGATAAAACGGCTTTGTCCCCCAACATAGTCGGGAACACCGGGTTGTTGACCCTGTTTGTGCCCTGTCAGGGTGGGATTTGCATAGACCGCACTTTAGCGGCGCCTCTCCATGTCCGGCCAATTGCCTGGGCAGGGAAGGGTATATGTGAAAACCGGCCCGGCGGTGTATGACCGCGTGGTAACAATCTTTCAAGGCGGACCGGCAGGCGTTGCTAGCCTGCCCCTTTACAATGACGCAAACATTAAGGAGACAACCCATGTCTACACCTCAACCAGGCCAGACGGTCAAAGTTCACTACACCGGAACTCTCGAGGACGGTACCCAGTTTGATTCCTCTGCAGGCCGTGAGCCGTTGGAGTTTACGCTGGGCGAGGGGCAGGTTATACCCGGTTTCGAGCAGGCCCTCGCTGACATGACCGTGGGCGAAACCAAAACCGTACAGATTCCTCCTGAACAGGCCTACGGGGAACATCAGCCCGAGCTGGTGCAGGAAGTGGATC
Proteins encoded in this region:
- a CDS encoding ATP-binding protein, giving the protein MKFRTQILLFFFALALTPLLIAVVINLPLVLERMDLFYQKAHLQNLRADFRDLDQHLASRHEMVRLLAKLPEPGAVLGNQKENDNEQNIDLARTRYIQWINQILHEQLDIVQIVFLDTQGDERFWLDRDPDDQSWQPTVKRPGRAPKALIEAALQAEPGRVLVSALSLNPDAGALDPRRFMTLRLLTPIINRENGAIIGVVMLNIDVGGIARFYRDTLWVNNDGEFLEIPAPGAPSGDAFTRYPGLESLFAQEKPALWKGSGEQIMWVPMFRTEQSGALWVGRLVDPSPIAEFRNALTLRVLSIVFLLTLGTWLASRWLAKRAERLSRELTEGIQQILEQEKPVRFNWKGPRELKRLGSNLSRLAEEHVQNSRNLRAHARELEASNRYKSQFLANISHELKTPLNSILLLSKLLANARQGLSEEQLKQARVIHEAGSDLQALIDNILDLSRIEARRTPLHVETVHLAPLLHSLVELVQPQFDAKGLALRLEIAGNAPGQLISDPEKLRQILKNFLSNAVKFTASGEVLIRAEPADPSAGETYSLQISVTDQGIGIPAEKQAEIFEAFKQADGATNRRYGGTGLGLTISRQLARLLGGEIRLHSNPGEGSRFTLLLPAALDSNQPVSPPPETTTQRDETAAVASSDRIDCYLGRHSILVVDANLHNLLQLTPLLEQAGLRVTAAEDATEAAELLADEPFALVLIDITLPCAECCDTIKSIKQAQSVPVIAILADADPEIEAACRAAGADALIRRPFDGNQLHRLLRQYLAADSR
- a CDS encoding PAS domain-containing protein, with amino-acid sequence MSLIRYLLLLFLVVNTSSPAVAEVVRVGIHDKPPLSLVDDQGGVQGFVVDLLDLMAVEEGWDLEYVPCSWDECNNLLSLGEIDMLTPISSSEAKQRRLDYNRESLYVNWGQIVMAGKDVIKSPLDLANKTVVALSSDPHFADLKELAARFDIRVRFLEVGDYESVLAWVDHGPVDAGLVPRTFDLAGFKQYPLIKSSVIFNPSEIRIALSPLKGQIPNAKLIQRLDYHLTRMKGDRSSAFYQAQERWFRDKDKTEIPEWLRWVLLLLLLLLLLLAGGVMVLRRQVRLRTGEIREVNERFAAFMKHLPGIAYMKSAAGQFLFVNPAWERTNHLNEAAVLGRSAAEIWPDRDLSTWAQDERMALESGRVVESTEVHPWGERPSQWQMIRFPIVGQTGETEMVGGIGLDVTAQKETARELKHLHHQLQLLLESAGDGICGLNGLGRCTFANSAALEMLGYTREELTGAKFHDLVQHTRADETPYPEDESPLYGAYHQGRQAHVEDGVFWHGEGYRLAVEYSAYPIANGGDMPGAVVIFRPARSN
- a CDS encoding ArsR/SmtB family transcription factor, with amino-acid sequence MSDQNNFDLENEDTTLTANALKAMAHPLRWKILCSLGDDELSVGEIVERTGTSQSNISQHLEQLRNKHIVVSRKEANRIYYRIRNGQLLTLIGTMRTVLCPANLDERRPPEKD
- a CDS encoding pseudouridine synthase, giving the protein MSGQADAVPGTLTHAVVIRKVWHDAPMGELTILYQDEHYIAVDKPAGLLVHRTRISEDNRFVLQLLRDQIGRRVYPVHRLDRPTSGVLVFALDSDAARRLVQLFEQRQVEKRYLAVVRGYTDQAALIDYPLREEPHKPAQAAVTGYRRLATVELPIAVGRYATARYSLLEVRPATGRMHQIRKHMKHIFHPIVGDTTHGDGRHNQLFREQFGIYRLLLMATGLEFRHPYSGVDLSIAAAPDGELKGLFERLGFAGETE
- a CDS encoding response regulator, with product MNRYSGFTLLAVDDHEHNLFTLRTLLQQHMDVTILEATSGQQALDIALGDAHIDLIILDIQMPEMDGFQTASMLKIRKKTRDIPIIFLTAAFKTQEFQQKGYEVGAVDYLLKPIDDNQLINKISTYFRLIEKERDLNRELERKVAERTAELAQAKQHLENIINYMGEALLVLSPEGKIREVNPALRRMLGYSDEALLGMGIGDIFEEEGDEQAGAFMGTWLEALIRVGALKQIEARFIGHDGRRIPILFSRTAIKDDQGEISHILCIAKDMSGYVRQDTETTDGRSPGSGMHLE
- a CDS encoding peroxiredoxin yields the protein MLKVGDPAPDFALPNADLEKSELSDYLGKRNLVLYFYPKDNTPGCTIEALEFSDLMDEFQSLDTDILGVSMDNCLSHGDFRDNNGLTIGLLADIDGTLCQDYHVWAEKEAHGEKRMVIVRSTFVIDKQGIIRHALYDVKPKGHARAVLELVKAL
- a CDS encoding TrmH family RNA methyltransferase; protein product: MALRKSKKASRNQAILRYKKQRQRNLLATPGPHRFALVLDHLKAGFNVPKIFRSAEAFGAREIHLIDIGMFDPAPGKGSFKKVPARFYEQFEQSYAELKSRGYQLFILEAGSGESLFQAKLPEKCAFVLGHEERGISFDPADYPDIGRLSIPQFGQVESLNVSIAASIVMYEYVRQHGDPAAAVTPPAVGDSLRRKGKRD
- the metH gene encoding methionine synthase, whose product is MNRPEDRIAQLHSLLQQRILLLDGAMGTMIQRHDPQESDYRGERFADWPCDLKGNNDLLSITQPELIGGIHRAYLEAGADIIETNTFGANRISLADYQMESLSQEINSAAARLARQAADALSTPEHPRFVAGILGPTNRTCSLSPDVNDPGFRNITFDDLVTAYAEATRGLIEGGSDIILIETIFDTLNAKAAIFAVEQVYEEDGVRLPVMISGTITDASGRTLSGQTTEAFYNALRHARPLSIGLNCALGPDQLRQYVEELSRISETHVSAHPNAGLPNEFGQYDLGPDEMAQQIREWATSGFLNIVGGCCGTTPEHIRAMAAAINGLPPRQLPEIERACRLSGLEPQTITRDSLFVNVGERANVTGSIKFKRLIMEEQYDTALEICRQQVENGAQIIDVNMDEAMLDSKAAMIRFLNLIATEPDIAKVPIMVDSSKWEVLEAGLKCIQGKGVVNSISMKEGEENFLRQATLIRRYGAAAVVMAFDEEGQADTLERKVSICTRAYRLLTEQVGFPPEDIIFDPNVFAVATGIEEHNNYGVDFIEATRQITATLPYALVSGGISNVSFSFRGNNPVREAIHAVFLYHAIRAGLTMGIVNAGQLAIYDDLPAELRERVEDVILNRRPDGTERLLEIAEKYRGDGAVAEQKEDLAWRGWPVAKRLEHALVKGITEYIEEDTEAARQEVERSLEVIEGPLMDGMNRVGDLFGAGKMFLPQVVKSARVMKRAVAYLEPFLQSEKSVENSQPVGRILLATVKGDVHDIGKNIVGVVLQCNSYEVIDLGVMVPAETILQKAAEHQVDIIGLSGLITPSLEEMAHIAREMERLGMRIPLLIGGATTSLIHTAVKIHPRYSGPSIYVPDASRAVGVASNLLSSDRRDAYISQVESEYADAQARRTSQQENRNLIPLAEARANRIPIDWNSYQPPVPANTGIHLLEDIDLASLVPLIDWTFFFHAWELRGSYPKILQDEHKGEEARKLFADAQAMLNQIIEQKWLQANAVIGILPASSHGDDVTVYQDEARTEVAARFHFLRKQGKQPAGRYNDCLADFIAPQESGVKDYIGGFACSAGIGIDQKVAEFEAAHDDYSAIMLKALADRLAEALAELLHLRVRREFWGYAADEALETRELLKERYQGIRPAIGYPATPDHTEKRTLWNLLDVEEQAGIWLTESMAMVPTAAVSGLYFSHPEARYFAVGKLARDQVADYAERKQMTLDEVERWLAPNLGYDPEVAST